TTATTTCCCATAGATCTGATCAAAAACACCGCCGTCAGCGAAGTGTAATTTGTTGACTCTTGCCCAGCCACCGAAGACAGCTTCGACATTCGCGAGCTTCAGAGGGCTGATGAATGCCTGCTGCTTTGCTATGGCAGCATTCGTGGGCCGAAAATAATGCCGCCCGGCGAGGTTTTGCCCCTCATCGGAATAAAGATGCTGCAGATAAGCGGTTGCCAGTTCAGTAGTGCCATTTGCTCGCGCATTTTCGCTGACGAGAGCCACGCTAGGTTCTGCCAGAATACTGAATGACGGGGTCACGATTTCAAGCCCTGTACCCATCTCTTTTACGGCGAGATATGCCTCGTTCTCCCACGCGATGAGCACGTCACCGATCTTGCGCTGCGTAAAGGTAGTCGTGGCGCCGCGCGCACCGGTATCGAGAACTGCCACGTTTTTAAAAAGTGCTGCGATAAACTCTCTGGCTTTCGCGTCTGAATTGCCATTTGTCTTCAGCGCATAGGCGTATGCCGCGAGATAGTTATAGCGGGCGCCACCCGAAGTTTTCGGGTTGGGCGTAACGACCGAAACTCCGGGGCGTACCAGATCATTCCAGTCGCGAATTTGTTTAGGATTTCCCGCCCTCACGAGAAAGACAATCGTCGAAGTGTAAGGCGCGCTGTTCTTCGGCAAGTGTTTCTGCCAGTCTGCGGGCAGCAGCTTCGCCTCTGCTGCGATCGTGTCGATGTCAGCCGATAGCGCCAGCGTCACGACATCGGCCTTGAGGCCGTCGATCACCGAACGTGCCTGTTTACCGCTGCCGCCATGCGACATACGAAAGCTGATATCTTCGCCCGGGTGCCCGTGCTTCCAGTGAGCGGCAAAGGCTGCATTGAACTCGCGGTAAAACTCGCGCGTGGGATCATAAGAAACGTTTAGAATTTCGCGCGCAGACTTCTTGCCCGAGCAGGCAAAAGAGGCCAAAAGGCTTAAGGCTAACAGATTTTTTTTCATTATAGCGAACACCAAATCTTGCGCCTAAAACACAGCGTCAATGCGTTGCAGCAATAAGCTTCAGGGTGGCCGGGCCACCCTGAATACATTCATTTTGCGTAGATCTGGTCGAAAGTGCCGCCGTCTGCGAAGTGCGTTTTAAACGCGTTCTTCCAGCCGCCATAAAAGCCGTCGACGGTAATCAGCTTAAGGTTCTTGAAGTGCTTAAAGCGTGCCGCAGCCTTCGGGTTGCGCGGGCGATAGAAGTGCTTAGCCGCGATATTCTGCCCCTCTGGCGACTCAAGGTAGTCGAGGTAAGCTTTCGCGAGTTCGGCATTTCCTTTACGATTGGCATTGACATCGACGACTGAAATCGACGGCTCGGCCAGAATACTGAACGAAGGCACGACGATCTCATATTCGTTTGCAAGGTCACGGCTCACGAGAAACGCTTCATTTTCCCAGGCGATATAGACATCACCGATCTTGCGCTGCGTGAACGTAATCGTGGCCCCGCGGGCACCGCTGTCCAGGACTTTGACATTCTTATAGAGTGCCGTGACGAACGCTTTCGGGTCCTGCTTTTTTTCCTGAGCATAGGCCCATGCAGCAAGGTAGTTCCACTGCGCTCCACCCGATGTTTTTGGGTTCGGCGTAATGACGCCGAGTCCGGGTTTTATCAGATCATCCCAGTCTTTGATCCCCTTGGGATTTCCTTTGCGCACGAGAAATACAATCGCCGAAGTGTACGGTGCGCTGTTGTTCGGGCGGCGCTTCTGCCAGTCTTCGGGCAAAAGCTTCGCCTTTGCAATCACATCGACGTCGTTTGCCAGAGCGAGCGTGACCACATCGGCATCGAGCCCGTCGACAACCGACCGGGCCTGCTTGCCGCTGCCCCCGTGCGACTGTTTAAACTTAATGTTGTCGTTCGGGTTCTTCTGTTTCCAGTGCCGCAGAAAAGCCGCGTTAAATTCGCGATAGAGTTCGCGCGTCGGGTCGTACGATACGTTGAGCAGCTCATAGTCTTTCGCCTCTGCGAATGATGCCAGCGCTAAGGCTGCAAAAAGACCCGCTTTGATGTAATTGCTAGTTTTCATTTCTTTATCCTCATTTTTGTTATTAATTTGCTTTTTCGAGCAGTACTGCAGATACTTCAAGGTAGGCGAAATGTGAGTCGCCGCCCCGCAGAAATTTGGTCGTGTACGAACCTGGCTTGAAGTAAGCGTAACCAACATTCACCTTCAGGTGCGGAAACGGATAGCGGATACGCAGGTTATATTCGTCGCCAATCTTCGTATCTGTGTTCACGTTGCCGGCTGCCGACGCGGTGTTCAGAATACCTGAATTGTTCCAGCGGTCTTTAGGGCTCGCGACCCAGTACTGTGCATAGGCTGTGTCGATTTTGAGTTTCTCGAACGGTTCGAATTCGAGCACAATTTTCGGCGTGTTCAGGTTCTCGAGCTGAAAATAGTCGTGCGAAGACCAGGGCCGGGCGAACCCGAACAGGCGGTTAAAGCGGTTTTGCGTCTGGTCGTTGCGATCCAAATCGCCCGAAACATAGCCGTAAAACGCACCGAGGCGCGGTTTCCAGCTGTGGTTAAACGTATACCCAAGTTCAGCCGTCGCATAAAACGCGTTTTGATTGCGCTCTTGAGCATTCGCCCGCAACGCGTCGGTACCCCATTGGTTGGTATACGACACATCGTAGTCAAAGCCCGACTTGCCGAGCACGGCGTATGCCCGAATGCCGGCGGTGTGTATATTCTGAAAGTCGCGCTGCAAAAGCTCGGGGTTTTCTTTTGTCGGCGATTGCCCGTCTTGCTGCAAACCGAGGTAGTACGGCTGAATTGTCGCAACCTGCGACCATTCTTGAATCGACAGAATAGCTCCGTAGAACCACTGCTTACCCTGCGGTTGGTCGAGTTTGTCAAGGTAGCGTACCAAAGGCTGAAACGCGAGCAGTTCGAGATACCAGTTATTCTTTTCTTGCCCTATTGTTGTGCGCACACCCTGAAACGTGTTCGTCGTGTTGCGCCATTCGTTAAGACCAATCAGGCGACGGTCTAAAAACTCGAATGCCTGACGACCAACGCGCACATGCAGTGGTCGGTCATAGCCGAAAAGATTCTTGAAATAGAGCTCTCCGAATGCCTGAATGGGTTCAACCGAGTTAAAATCACGGTCATCGCGGGCATAAGGCGGTTGCCGCTGGTTCTTGGTCGGGTCGTCGGCGGGGTTCCAGAATGGATAACGCCTCGCGTCTTCAACTTCGACAGTCACCCTGAAGGGGTCGAGAATGTTTTCAACTTTCAGAAACAAACGGGTTCTCAATAGCACCGGCGTATCGGTTTCGGGCTGAACGCCATTCGGCCCTGTCACCGCCGTTGCGTTGGGGCGCCGCAAGTCGTTGTAGCGGTATTCATGGCGGTAACGGTAGTCGAGACCGGCAACAAGCCAGTCGACATTCTTAAAAACACCAATGCCGGTCTCGTTGAGGCGCACGACGTATTCAGGCTTTGTACCATCGATACGCTTTGTGCCATAACTGCGGCGTTCGACATAGTAGCTGTCTCTGACCTCTATCGTCGCTGCGTTCTTTTCTGCGTCAGACACTTCGGGGGGGATCTCTTCGATATCACTGCCGGCGACCTCAGTGGCAGCCTGCGCCTTTACCCCCGCCGGCTTATTCTGCGCTGTCAGCGACTGCGCCATAATGACACCTAAAACGGCGAAGGCACCTATTCGTTTTAAAATCTTTTTCATTTTATTCTCCTCTTGATGCGGGAAGGGAGTCACTCTGCTGACAGACGCGCCCCGGCTTGCCCGGGGCAGTTCAGAAAATATATCAGTTCTGAATTATCCCGGATAAACCGATGGATTCAGAACGACAGCACCCGGCGAAGGTGAGAAGGGCTTTGGGGCGAAACTTAATGGCCACGGATACTTGTCTGCTATAACAGACATACTGTCAACTAAAACGAATATTTTTCTGTTAAAGCAAACCTACAGATCTGTTACCCCGGCCGGGCAACGCTCGCTCCAGAGGGCACGCCTTTTGGCTTTATAGACTGACGCGGGTTTTGAACCTTGTTTCTCCATGAAAGACAAGCAGCCGCGACCCGGCGCAACCAAAGCACAGAAGAAACCAAAACAGGCCGCAGGCGAAAAATCGGGTGCGACAGAAAATCTGACAGGCGTCGTCGCAGAAAACGTCAAACGCATGCGGTCTGATCTCGATCTTTCACTCGACAAGCTGGCGAACCTCTCTGGCGTTTCAAAGGCGATGCTCAGCCAGATCGAGCAGTCGCGCAGCGCACCGTCGATAAATGTGCTCTGGAAAATTGCCCGGGCGCTCGACGTGCCGTTTGCGGCACTCATCAGCAGGCGAACCGACGCGCAGCTGCAGGTCATTCGCAAGGCCGACAGCAAAATTCTTTCATCGCAAAAAGGCAACTTTATTTCCAAGGCGCTGTTTCCACTCGATGTGCCGCGCCGGGTCGAATTCTACGAACTCAATTTCAAAGCAGGCTGTGTCGAAAAGGCGATCGCTCACCCACCCGGCACGGCGGAAAACATCGCCATCGCCGAGGGTGAACTCGAAATCGAAGTCAATGGCCAGAAGATCCTGCTCAAAGAGGGCGATTCAATCTATTTTGTCGCCGATGCGGCGCACGTCTACCGCAACACCGGCGCAAGAGAATGCCGCGCCTATCTCGTGATGACATACGCCGAGAAACGGGTTTAAGGGTCTTTTGCGAAATAACAGTTAATCATCGAAGCGAGCGTAGATATACGTGCCGAGAAAAATTCCGGCGACTATGAAGAGCCCTGACATCGCGCCATAACCCAGAATCGCGAGCGCCGGCCCCGGGCACGCACCGGTGAGTGCCCAGCCAGCGCCTGAAAGAAGCCCGCCAATGACGTGGCTCTTTGATACTTTTTCGATGCTCCAGTCAGTCTCGCCGCCCAGAAGCGGCCTGCCACCCCATTTTTTCCACAACTGAACACAGATGAAAGATACCGGTACCGCAACACCAAGCACGCCATACATGTGAAACGACTTCAATAGAAACATGTCCCGAATGACGTCATAGCTCGATACGCCCGCACGAATCAGCACGTAGCCGAATGCGACGCCGAGCACCAGAAATACCGCGCGCAGCATTAGTTTACCCCCGAAATCTGCGCGATCGCAAAAGTGACCGCGACACCGGCCACGAGAAAACCACAGGTTGCGACCAGGCTCGCCAGCGAACCTTTTGAAAGGCCCGATATCGAATTACCCGAAGTGCAGCCTTTGGCCATGCGCGAGCCATAGCCCCAGAAAAAACCCCCGGCAATCAGCACTGCCGCCTTGACGGCGAGGCTTGTACCCCATATCTCATTGAATTTGCCGAGCTCAAAGGTCGGCTGCCAGCCGACCGTCGTGACTGCGGCCAGCGCGCCGCCCGCAATCAGACCGAGGGTAAAGAACGTACGAAATCCGAATGGGCCACCGAGGTCTGGCCTTTGAAAGAATTTTAGTTTCGAGAAGATCGAGCAGACGCTGGCGTAGCCTCGCGTCACGGATAAGAATTTACCCGTCAGAACGACGAGTGCGACAGAGACGGCGGCTATCGCAAGCCCCCCGAGCCAGAATGGCCAGATGTATTCTGTAGTCATTGAGTTGATCCTCCGCGTTTGGGTTCAGGCCCGAGCAAACCACCCCGGCCGTTTGAACGCAGAGTAAAGTTGAGCGCAAGTTCCCGCTGTAAAGCGAGTTTGCCTGCGCGGCGATGTTTTATCCTTTGCGACATGTCTCTCGCACGAATTTTTGTGCATGGCAGCAAACACCCTGATTGGCACCGACCCGGTCGAACCTGGCATTCGTTTGGGTGGATTTTTCAAAAAACTGGTTCTCGCGATTATTAAAGACGAACGCGATATCGATTTGCTCACCTGCCTCATTAAACTCAGCATTCTGCTACCGGGCAGCGCGGCACTCATTCTGCTTTTTCCCGAATACCGAACCTACCTGGCGGTCGCGCACATTGCGCTGTTTCTCTTTTATCTGGGGCCGTACACGCTGATGCTGCACAATATTTCACACCGTCCGCTGTTTCACTATTCGCTGCGTTTTCTGAACTTCTGGCCGCAGGCAGTGCTCGGCGTCTTCTTCGGCATGACTCCTTATACCTACTTCTCGCACCACCTGGGCATGCACCACCCGGAAAATAACCTCAAAGAAGATCTGAGTTCGACGCTCAAATACCGTCGCGACAGTTTTCTCCATTTTTTGCACTATTATATCTCTTTTGCCACGATCGGTATATTTACGCTCGCCAACTATTTCATCAGGCGGGGCCGCTGGCCGCTGTTTCGCAAAGCGATGCTCGGCGAGTTCTCGTGGTTTGCGCTGATGGCCGCCTGCCTCTGGCTCAACACCGAAGTGACGCTGATAGTGTTTATAATCCCATGGGGATTAACACGTTTTCTGCTCATGGCCGGCAACTGGACACAGCACGCATTCGTCGACACGTCTGACCCCGCAAACCCCTACCTCAACAGCATCACGTTCATTGACTCGCCTTACAACAAGAGGTGCTTCAACGACGGCTACCACATCGGCCACCATGTGAACATGAACCGCCATTTTCTCGATATGCCTGCTGACTTTATCGACAATCTCGCGACCTACCGCGAAACCCGCTCGATCGTCTTTCGCAAACTCGACTATTTCATGATCTGGCTGCTGCTGATGGCTAAACAATACAAGATTCTGAGCCGATTTTTTGTCGACCTCTCTGACAAGAAGCTGTCACGCGACGAAATCATCGCGCTGATGAAAAGCCGCATGACGCCGTTAAAGGCCTGAAAGAGATGGCAGCATGCTGCCGGTATTTTTACAGATTTCGCCGAAAGATCTTGAACTGGCGGGCTTTGACGCGGGCTCGGTCTGGTACCTCGTCTACTTTCTCGCCG
The sequence above is a segment of the Turneriella parva DSM 21527 genome. Coding sequences within it:
- a CDS encoding DUF6691 family protein, with the protein product MLRAVFLVLGVAFGYVLIRAGVSSYDVIRDMFLLKSFHMYGVLGVAVPVSFICVQLWKKWGGRPLLGGETDWSIEKVSKSHVIGGLLSGAGWALTGACPGPALAILGYGAMSGLFIVAGIFLGTYIYARFDD
- a CDS encoding sulfate ABC transporter substrate-binding protein → MKTSNYIKAGLFAALALASFAEAKDYELLNVSYDPTRELYREFNAAFLRHWKQKNPNDNIKFKQSHGGSGKQARSVVDGLDADVVTLALANDVDVIAKAKLLPEDWQKRRPNNSAPYTSAIVFLVRKGNPKGIKDWDDLIKPGLGVITPNPKTSGGAQWNYLAAWAYAQEKKQDPKAFVTALYKNVKVLDSGARGATITFTQRKIGDVYIAWENEAFLVSRDLANEYEIVVPSFSILAEPSISVVDVNANRKGNAELAKAYLDYLESPEGQNIAAKHFYRPRNPKAAARFKHFKNLKLITVDGFYGGWKNAFKTHFADGGTFDQIYAK
- a CDS encoding sulfate ABC transporter substrate-binding protein, with the protein product MKKNLLALSLLASFACSGKKSAREILNVSYDPTREFYREFNAAFAAHWKHGHPGEDISFRMSHGGSGKQARSVIDGLKADVVTLALSADIDTIAAEAKLLPADWQKHLPKNSAPYTSTIVFLVRAGNPKQIRDWNDLVRPGVSVVTPNPKTSGGARYNYLAAYAYALKTNGNSDAKAREFIAALFKNVAVLDTGARGATTTFTQRKIGDVLIAWENEAYLAVKEMGTGLEIVTPSFSILAEPSVALVSENARANGTTELATAYLQHLYSDEGQNLAGRHYFRPTNAAIAKQQAFISPLKLANVEAVFGGWARVNKLHFADGGVFDQIYGK
- a CDS encoding alginate export family protein, whose translation is MKKILKRIGAFAVLGVIMAQSLTAQNKPAGVKAQAATEVAGSDIEEIPPEVSDAEKNAATIEVRDSYYVERRSYGTKRIDGTKPEYVVRLNETGIGVFKNVDWLVAGLDYRYRHEYRYNDLRRPNATAVTGPNGVQPETDTPVLLRTRLFLKVENILDPFRVTVEVEDARRYPFWNPADDPTKNQRQPPYARDDRDFNSVEPIQAFGELYFKNLFGYDRPLHVRVGRQAFEFLDRRLIGLNEWRNTTNTFQGVRTTIGQEKNNWYLELLAFQPLVRYLDKLDQPQGKQWFYGAILSIQEWSQVATIQPYYLGLQQDGQSPTKENPELLQRDFQNIHTAGIRAYAVLGKSGFDYDVSYTNQWGTDALRANAQERNQNAFYATAELGYTFNHSWKPRLGAFYGYVSGDLDRNDQTQNRFNRLFGFARPWSSHDYFQLENLNTPKIVLEFEPFEKLKIDTAYAQYWVASPKDRWNNSGILNTASAAGNVNTDTKIGDEYNLRIRYPFPHLKVNVGYAYFKPGSYTTKFLRGGDSHFAYLEVSAVLLEKAN
- a CDS encoding fatty acid desaturase family protein, with amino-acid sequence MAANTLIGTDPVEPGIRLGGFFKKLVLAIIKDERDIDLLTCLIKLSILLPGSAALILLFPEYRTYLAVAHIALFLFYLGPYTLMLHNISHRPLFHYSLRFLNFWPQAVLGVFFGMTPYTYFSHHLGMHHPENNLKEDLSSTLKYRRDSFLHFLHYYISFATIGIFTLANYFIRRGRWPLFRKAMLGEFSWFALMAACLWLNTEVTLIVFIIPWGLTRFLLMAGNWTQHAFVDTSDPANPYLNSITFIDSPYNKRCFNDGYHIGHHVNMNRHFLDMPADFIDNLATYRETRSIVFRKLDYFMIWLLLMAKQYKILSRFFVDLSDKKLSRDEIIALMKSRMTPLKA
- a CDS encoding helix-turn-helix domain-containing protein is translated as MKDKQPRPGATKAQKKPKQAAGEKSGATENLTGVVAENVKRMRSDLDLSLDKLANLSGVSKAMLSQIEQSRSAPSINVLWKIARALDVPFAALISRRTDAQLQVIRKADSKILSSQKGNFISKALFPLDVPRRVEFYELNFKAGCVEKAIAHPPGTAENIAIAEGELEIEVNGQKILLKEGDSIYFVADAAHVYRNTGARECRAYLVMTYAEKRV
- a CDS encoding YeeE/YedE family protein; translated protein: MTTEYIWPFWLGGLAIAAVSVALVVLTGKFLSVTRGYASVCSIFSKLKFFQRPDLGGPFGFRTFFTLGLIAGGALAAVTTVGWQPTFELGKFNEIWGTSLAVKAAVLIAGGFFWGYGSRMAKGCTSGNSISGLSKGSLASLVATCGFLVAGVAVTFAIAQISGVN